Proteins from one Azospirillum brasilense genomic window:
- a CDS encoding RT0821/Lpp0805 family surface protein, whose amino-acid sequence MGFEMKAKGFVAVVLSVGLLAGCASPYGYGYGGGGYGANYGGGYAPGYGNKATAGTLLGGVAGGLAGSRFGGGTGKLVAVGIGTLLGAALGNAAGQSMDRADLMYAQQAAGQAYMAPTGATVQWNNPQTGNWGTYTPTRDGTGPYGELCREFQTSIVVGGQLQQGYGTACRQADGSWRMVS is encoded by the coding sequence GTGGGGTTCGAGATGAAGGCCAAGGGGTTCGTTGCGGTTGTGTTGTCCGTGGGCCTGCTGGCCGGCTGCGCCAGCCCCTATGGCTATGGGTATGGTGGTGGCGGATACGGGGCCAACTATGGCGGCGGCTACGCCCCCGGTTACGGCAACAAGGCGACGGCGGGCACCTTGCTCGGCGGCGTGGCCGGCGGCCTCGCCGGGTCGCGCTTCGGCGGGGGCACGGGCAAGCTGGTGGCGGTGGGCATCGGCACGCTGCTCGGCGCCGCGCTGGGCAACGCCGCCGGCCAGTCGATGGACCGCGCCGACCTGATGTACGCGCAGCAGGCGGCGGGGCAGGCCTACATGGCGCCCACCGGCGCGACCGTGCAGTGGAACAACCCGCAGACCGGCAACTGGGGCACCTACACCCCGACCCGCGACGGCACCGGCCCCTATGGCGAGCTGTGCCGGGAGTTCCAGACCAGCATCGTGGTCGGCGGGCAGCTCCAGCAGGGCTATGGCACCGCCTGCCGCCAAGCGGACGGAAGCTGGCGCATGGTGAGCTGA
- a CDS encoding tetratricopeptide repeat protein, with amino-acid sequence MATIKDVLAAALAHHQAGRLAQAAAGYQAVLDTLPDHADALHLLGVVYLQAGHPPEAEPRIRAALRADATVADYHDNLGSALRALDRTAEAAEAHRAAIRLRPAFAQAHYNLGNALDRLGQLEEAADAYRQAAALRPGYARARFNLGNTLTALGRLGEADDAFRAALADDPEFGEAHANRASLMLQRGRAAEAERALRRALALRPDHATALANLSAALLALDAPADAERAARRAEFARPDFAEAALRRGDARQRRNRLAEAACAYARAAALCPDLAEAYANLALVRQTQGELDAAEAGYRRALALRPDLAEVRSNLAYLELFRPGVTLARVLEAHRGWDAVHGAPLRSEWAPRSPAVRHDARPLRVGILSGDFRRHPAGQFAVRAVEALPDFGVELTLYANQMEADDLTDRFRAAAARWVPVADRTDAELATLIRNDRLDALIDLAGHNARGRLGVFARKPAPVQVAWSGYMATTGLAAMDALVADAHHVPEGAERFYSERILRMPGAFIAYDPPPDAPEPGPPPCLTGQPVTFGVFNILTKLTDEVLSTWAALLVRVPESRLLLKTKALSCPKTAAQWRERLATAGIAPERLILAGATASREHMGWCARVDVALDPFPFAGSTTTLETLWMGVPVVTLPGETFSSRHSLAFLSVAGVEGCVARDPADYVDRAAGWAADPARLAELRRTLRPRMAAGPLCDGRRLAEALVKSLRDLTQGA; translated from the coding sequence ATGGCGACGATCAAGGACGTGCTGGCCGCGGCGCTGGCCCATCATCAGGCCGGACGGCTGGCGCAGGCCGCCGCCGGCTATCAGGCCGTCCTCGACACCCTGCCCGACCATGCGGACGCGCTGCATCTGCTGGGCGTCGTCTATCTCCAGGCCGGGCATCCGCCGGAAGCCGAGCCGCGCATCCGCGCCGCCCTCCGCGCCGACGCGACCGTCGCCGACTATCACGACAATCTGGGCAGCGCGCTGCGCGCCCTGGACCGGACGGCGGAGGCGGCGGAGGCCCATCGCGCGGCGATCCGCCTGCGCCCGGCCTTCGCGCAGGCCCATTACAACCTGGGCAACGCGCTGGACCGGCTGGGCCAGCTGGAGGAGGCGGCGGACGCCTACCGGCAGGCCGCCGCGCTGCGCCCCGGCTACGCACGGGCGCGCTTCAACCTCGGCAACACGCTGACGGCGCTCGGCCGGCTGGGCGAGGCGGACGACGCCTTCCGCGCCGCGCTCGCCGACGATCCCGAATTCGGCGAGGCGCACGCCAACCGCGCCTCGCTGATGTTGCAACGCGGCCGGGCGGCAGAGGCCGAGCGGGCCTTGCGCCGCGCGCTGGCGCTGCGCCCCGACCACGCCACGGCGCTCGCCAACCTGTCCGCCGCCTTGCTGGCCCTCGACGCCCCCGCCGACGCCGAGCGGGCGGCCCGCCGCGCCGAATTCGCGCGCCCGGACTTCGCGGAAGCCGCGCTGCGCCGCGGCGACGCGCGGCAAAGGCGCAACCGTCTGGCCGAGGCCGCTTGTGCCTACGCCCGGGCCGCCGCCCTGTGTCCCGATCTGGCGGAGGCTTACGCGAACCTCGCGCTGGTGCGCCAGACGCAGGGCGAGCTGGACGCCGCCGAGGCTGGCTACCGCCGCGCCTTGGCGCTGCGGCCCGATCTGGCCGAGGTGCGCTCAAACCTCGCCTATCTGGAGCTGTTCCGGCCCGGCGTCACGCTGGCCCGCGTGCTGGAGGCGCATCGCGGCTGGGACGCCGTGCACGGCGCACCGCTGCGGTCCGAGTGGGCGCCGCGCTCCCCGGCGGTGAGACATGACGCCCGGCCACTGCGCGTCGGCATTCTGTCCGGCGACTTCCGCCGCCACCCGGCGGGGCAGTTCGCGGTGCGGGCGGTGGAGGCGCTTCCGGATTTCGGCGTCGAACTGACCCTCTACGCCAACCAGATGGAGGCGGACGACCTCACCGACCGCTTCCGCGCCGCGGCGGCGCGCTGGGTGCCGGTCGCCGACCGGACCGACGCTGAACTTGCAACATTGATCCGCAACGACCGGCTGGACGCGCTGATCGACCTCGCCGGGCACAACGCCCGCGGGCGGCTGGGCGTCTTCGCGCGCAAGCCGGCGCCGGTCCAGGTGGCGTGGTCCGGCTACATGGCGACCACCGGGCTCGCCGCCATGGACGCGCTGGTCGCCGACGCCCACCATGTGCCGGAGGGGGCGGAGCGCTTCTACAGCGAGCGCATCCTGCGCATGCCCGGCGCCTTCATCGCCTACGACCCGCCGCCGGACGCCCCGGAGCCCGGCCCGCCGCCCTGCCTGACCGGCCAGCCCGTCACCTTCGGCGTCTTCAACATCCTGACCAAGCTGACCGACGAGGTTCTTTCGACTTGGGCCGCCCTGCTCGTCCGGGTGCCCGAGTCGCGCCTGCTGCTCAAGACCAAGGCCCTGTCCTGCCCGAAAACCGCCGCCCAGTGGCGTGAACGGCTGGCCACGGCGGGCATCGCGCCGGAGCGGCTGATCCTGGCCGGAGCGACCGCCAGCCGGGAGCATATGGGCTGGTGCGCCCGCGTCGACGTGGCGCTGGATCCCTTTCCCTTCGCCGGCAGCACGACGACGCTGGAGACGCTGTGGATGGGCGTGCCGGTCGTCACCCTGCCCGGCGAGACCTTCTCCAGCCGGCACTCCCTGGCTTTTCTGAGCGTGGCGGGAGTCGAGGGTTGCGTCGCCCGCGACCCGGCGGACTATGTGGATCGCGCTGCCGGCTGGGCCGCCGACCCGGCTCGGCTGGCGGAACTGCGCCGGACTCTGCGCCCGCGCATGGCGGCCGGGCCGCTCTGCGACGGGCGGCGCCTGGCCGAAGCCTTGGTGAAGTCTCTGCGGGATTTGACACAAGGCGCCTAG
- a CDS encoding tetratricopeptide repeat protein, translating to MVTLRDALAAAVGHHQAGRLDAARPLYHSILRGQPGHPDALHLLGVLESQSGRAGAALPLLRRAVAQRPGDADFLGNLARTLRAAGLPEAAERAFARTTALDPADVQAAFALGTLRLERGDAAGAAAAFAQALAGRPDFAEARINRANALAALGRAEDAAQLRRQAVALAPAHPDALHNAAVSALADAGLDRPLSHARRLDPELVERAGRALARALAADPRHGAAADALLGTALSLVQAGQAPPWLLDRAARTALTVLRGNPRDTRAAAVVAYRFYRRGRTDLASRFMRRFARRFTAAEVAADFELRLWSMVRAGRRALDGLPDADSLLGAFPPLELLAELPAGNGPLLAVSCDDGYYRRFATGLLDSVEAVGSGVAVHVHVVNPSPETMADLTRRQERLLLSCSRERVDFTGWDDHRRTTYYACIRFLRWHQLMTLWGRPLLHLDADCTLAGGTDALALLPEGADVGLLRDARWRGPTREITVCFAAFQPTPLGRAFLALTAAYIAAFLREGRGFWMLDQAAPFVVLDALERRGEGPEVRWFDVLDFPWVRFIGEK from the coding sequence ATGGTGACACTTCGGGATGCCCTGGCCGCCGCGGTCGGCCATCATCAGGCGGGCCGGCTGGACGCGGCCCGGCCCCTCTATCATAGCATCCTGCGCGGCCAACCGGGCCATCCCGACGCGCTCCACCTGCTGGGCGTGCTGGAAAGCCAGAGCGGTCGGGCGGGCGCGGCCCTTCCGCTGCTGCGCCGCGCCGTGGCGCAGCGGCCCGGCGACGCCGATTTCCTCGGCAATCTGGCGCGGACCCTGCGAGCCGCGGGACTGCCCGAGGCTGCGGAGCGCGCCTTCGCCCGCACGACGGCGCTCGACCCGGCGGATGTCCAGGCCGCCTTCGCGCTGGGCACGCTACGGCTGGAGCGCGGGGACGCGGCGGGTGCGGCGGCGGCCTTCGCCCAGGCGCTGGCCGGGCGGCCCGACTTCGCCGAGGCGCGGATCAACCGCGCCAACGCCCTGGCGGCGCTGGGCCGGGCGGAAGACGCGGCGCAGCTTCGCCGGCAGGCGGTGGCCTTGGCGCCCGCCCATCCCGACGCGCTGCACAACGCGGCGGTGAGCGCGCTCGCCGACGCCGGGCTGGACCGCCCGCTGTCGCACGCCCGGCGCCTCGACCCGGAGTTGGTGGAGCGCGCGGGGCGCGCCCTGGCCCGCGCGCTCGCCGCCGATCCGCGGCACGGGGCGGCGGCGGACGCGCTGCTCGGGACGGCGCTTTCGCTCGTCCAGGCCGGGCAGGCGCCGCCTTGGCTGTTGGACCGCGCCGCCCGCACCGCCCTCACGGTCCTGCGCGGCAACCCGCGCGACACGCGGGCGGCGGCCGTGGTCGCCTACCGCTTCTACCGGCGGGGGCGGACGGACCTCGCCAGCCGCTTCATGCGGCGTTTTGCCCGGAGATTCACCGCAGCGGAGGTGGCGGCGGATTTCGAGCTGCGCCTGTGGTCGATGGTGCGGGCGGGGCGGCGGGCGCTGGACGGGCTGCCCGACGCCGACTCGCTGCTCGGCGCCTTCCCCCCGCTGGAGTTGCTCGCCGAGCTGCCCGCGGGCAACGGGCCGCTGCTGGCGGTGTCCTGCGACGACGGCTATTACCGGCGCTTCGCCACCGGCCTGCTCGATTCGGTCGAAGCGGTGGGCAGCGGCGTGGCGGTCCATGTCCATGTGGTGAACCCCTCGCCGGAGACTATGGCCGACCTCACCCGGCGGCAGGAGCGCTTGCTTCTAAGCTGCAGCCGGGAACGGGTGGACTTCACGGGTTGGGACGACCACCGGCGCACCACCTACTACGCCTGCATCCGCTTCCTGCGCTGGCACCAGTTAATGACGCTTTGGGGACGCCCCCTGCTGCATCTGGACGCCGATTGCACGCTGGCCGGGGGTACGGACGCGCTGGCGTTGCTGCCGGAGGGGGCCGACGTCGGGTTGCTGCGCGATGCCCGCTGGCGCGGCCCGACGCGGGAGATCACCGTGTGCTTCGCGGCGTTCCAGCCGACTCCGCTGGGGCGTGCCTTTCTGGCCCTGACCGCGGCCTACATCGCGGCCTTCCTGCGGGAGGGGCGCGGGTTCTGGATGCTGGATCAAGCCGCGCCCTTCGTGGTGCTCGACGCGCTGGAGCGGCGGGGGGAGGGGCCGGAGGTGCGCTGGTTCGACGTTCTGGATTTCCCCTGGGTCCGCTTCATCGGTGAGAAGTGA